Sequence from the Candidatus Polarisedimenticolia bacterium genome:
GATGCGGCGAAAGGTTTCCTGCAGGAAGGGGGCGTCGCGCCGGTTCATGGGGCCGCCGGGGTGTGCCGCCGCGGGCCGCCGGCGAGCTTCGCGGCCGGGCGGTTCAGGGAATGACGCGCGTGTAGACGACCGAGTCGGTCTCCTTCCACGCTCCCTTGATCTTCTTCTCGCGGATCACCTTGTACGAGTTCCCGTCCAGCCGGATCCAGGTGGATCGCGTCGGAGGCTGCCTGGCGTCGAGCCTGGGAGGATCCGGGAAGCGGATCATCTCTCCATCCACCAGTCCGTCGGAGACGCCGAAGGTTCCGGCGCTCGACCAGTAATAGAACGAGATCTTCTTTTTCTTCGGGTCCCAGGCCCAGACCGAATCGCCTTCATACGGAGATCTTCCCGGGTCATCGTCCGGATTGCCGAGCTGGATCGTCCCCCGAAGGAATCTTCCATACTGCGTGCCGTAGCATTGCGTGTCCTTCACTTTCCCTTCTCGGGTGCTGCCCGTCCAGCACGATCCGGCCAGATCGGCGAGCCAGGCCAATCCGGGCAGCTCCACGCGCTCCTCGGGCTCCTCTTTCTCCTGGGCCTGCGTGACGGGCAGGAGGCACATCCCGATCCACGCGACGGTAAAGATAAGCCTCCGCTGCATCGCTCCCTCCGGCCGGGCCGACTCTACGCCGCCCCCTTTGCCGGTGCAACCGGCGCCGATGCTATACTCCGGCAGTCTCGATGCAGGCGCCCGCGCTGGAGAAAATAGCGCGCTCACGGAGGCATTTCATGTTACGCAGAAAGCTTTTCGGATCCGCAGTCCTGATCCTGTCGCTCGTCGCGTTTCCTGCCCTCGCTGAATCGGACGACGCCAAAAAAGGTGACGAGGCGAAGCCGGCGTCGGCGAAGTCGGAGACAGGACTGATCGAATGCGACATGGAATTCAATCTTTCCGGGTGGTCGGCTTTCTATGCCACTTCCAAGGGCGAGGGGACCATCAAGTGCGACAATGGCGCGACCGCCAAGGTCGCGGTCAAATCGAAGGGAGGCGGCATCACCTTCGGAAAGTCGGAAGTGCTCAACGGCACCGGCCACTTCAGCGGGGCCAAGAACATCCAGGAGCTGTACGGCTCCTACGCCCAGTCCGAGGCCGGCGCGGGGGCGGGAAAATCCGCCAATGCACAGGCGATGACCAAGGGCGAAGTCTCCCTGGCTCTGAAGGGAACAGGCCGCGGAGTCAACGTGGGCTTCTCCTTCGGGAAATTCACCATCACCCCGATGTGACGGGCGGGCGGAATCCCGGAGGCTTTACTGCATGTGGTTCCAGCAGGTGGTCCGCGAGGCGACGGGGTGCGCCGCTTACCTGGTGGGGTCCACGCGCACGGGAGAGTGCCTGGTCTTCGATCCCCTGTGGGATGTCTCTCCCTATCTTGAAGCCGCGGCGCGCAAATCCTCCCGGATTACGCGAGTCGTGGATTCCCACAGCCATGCCGACCATGTCTCGGGAGCAAGGCGTCTGGCGGAATCCACCGGCGCCTCGCTCCTGCTGCCGCGCGCCGCGCGGGTTTCCTATCCCGCCGATTGGCTGGATCCCGGCCAGAAGATCCGCTTCGGAGAAGTCGAGGCCGAGGTGATTTCCATGCCCGGGCACCGCCCCGAGCAGATCAATCTCCTGCTGCGCGATCTCGACCGAGGTCCTCATCCCTGGTGCCTGCTCACCGCCGACTTCCTGATGGTGGGGGATCTCGCGCGTCCCGATCTGGCGCAGGACGGCCGTGAGGGAGCGGCGATCCTGTTCCGGGAAGCCCTTCCGAAGCTGCTCGCCCTTCCCGATTTCGTCGAGGTCTATCCGGGCCATCTGGCCGGTTCCACCTGAGGGCGGGCCACCAGTGGCAAGTTTGCCACCACCGTCGGCTACGAGAAGCTGAGCAATCCCTCGCTTCAGTGCCGGGATCTCGAATCGTTCACGGCCCACATGCTCGCCGATCAGCCGGCGCGCCCGGCAAACATGCTCAACATCGTTGCCATCAACCAGGGGGCGAAGCCCCTGACAATGCAGGCGCCGCGGCCCGTCCCGCTGGATGCTCGCGCCGCCGGCGCAGCGCTCGATCGAGGCGCCGTGGCGCTGGACATCCGCGCTCCGGCGGATTTCGGAGCGTCACATCTGCCGGAGGCCCTGCATGTCCCCGCTTCGAGCTCCGAGTTCGAGCAGCGGGCCGGATGGATGCTCCCGCCGGAAGGGGAGATCTTCCTGGTTGCGGAGGATGAGAGGGCCGCGCAGGAAGCGGCCTTCAAGCTGGCGTTTGTCGGACTGGATGGCCGCGTGTCGGGCTTCGTGACGATGCACGACTGGCGGGCAGGAGGCTTGGCGGTATCGACCCTCCCGCAGCTGAGCGTGGAGGAGCTGTGGGAGAGAAGGAAATCCGAAGGGATAGGGGTCCTCGATGTCCGGGAGCCTTCGGAATGGCGCGAGGGCCATCTCGAGGAGGCGAGCCTGATGAGCTACAGGCAGCTTCCCGCGCGCCTCGCGGAGCTGGG
This genomic interval carries:
- a CDS encoding MBL fold metallo-hydrolase; the protein is MWFQQVVREATGCAAYLVGSTRTGECLVFDPLWDVSPYLEAAARKSSRITRVVDSHSHADHVSGARRLAESTGASLLLPRAARVSYPADWLDPGQKIRFGEVEAEVISMPGHRPEQINLLLRDLDRGPHPWCLLTADFLMVGDLARPDLAQDGREGAAILFREALPKLLALPDFVEVYPGHLAGST
- a CDS encoding rhodanese-like domain-containing protein, producing MLNIVAINQGAKPLTMQAPRPVPLDARAAGAALDRGAVALDIRAPADFGASHLPEALHVPASSSEFEQRAGWMLPPEGEIFLVAEDERAAQEAAFKLAFVGLDGRVSGFVTMHDWRAGGLAVSTLPQLSVEELWERRKSEGIGVLDVREPSEWREGHLEEASLMSYRQLPARLAELGWSPDEPVAVICATGMRSSTASSVLLRAGFRKVFNVTGGMRAWKQAGFPLTSTPGGR